One window of the Triticum dicoccoides isolate Atlit2015 ecotype Zavitan chromosome 3B, WEW_v2.0, whole genome shotgun sequence genome contains the following:
- the LOC119276566 gene encoding receptor-like serine/threonine-protein kinase ALE2 isoform X8 — protein MFGAGSFPVISPAPHRTGNASATSHGHSGLDHSPAPAPLVLPPSNGKDGNPAYAPHHPHQYHSPSYSPEHALPPDNPAFRKPRALAPAPSHSLPPPPPNSYCTALNCKDPMTNSPPGTTCLCVLPIKVELRLGIALYTFFALVSELAQEIASGVFMKQSQVHVMGANAATEDPEKTIVLIDLVPLGASFDNTTTLSVFERFWRKQVIINPTDFGNYDVLNVQYPGLPSSPPSAPGNLNNSLSNGNDQRLHPLAADIGNHRETKGRGIIVIIVLSSIFALILCAGAALVIYFKLRNRHHLTEASLTPEKPADSAIAGSRLESRPISASPSFSSSIVAYKGSAKIFSLVEMDRATQRFDESRIIGEGGFGRVYEGILEDGERVAVKVLKRDDQQGTREFLAEVEMLSRLHHRNLVKLIGICSEEHMRCLVYELVPNGSLEFHLHGSDKDTALLDWDARLKIALGAARGLAYLHEDSSPRVIHRDFKSSNILLEHDFTPKVSDFGLARTAIGEGNEHISTRVMGTFGYVAPEYAMTGHLLVKSDVYSYGVVLLELLTGRKPVDMSRPPGQENLVTWACPFLTNRDGLETLIDASLGSSIPLDSIAKVAAIASMCVQPEVDQRPFMGEVVQALKLVCKEGSEFNESTSFSQDLHVQDAEIVSRASLDMDAGPMLSTEQFTASARYDTLDASGSFRRYSSSGPLKVGRTEHNRERGLSTGSSSEHCGLQRFRMDSE, from the exons ATGTTTGGTGCAGGTTCCTTTCCTGTCATAAGCCCTGCTCCACATAGAACTGGTAATGCTTCTGCAACAAGCCATGGACATTCAGGTTTAGATCATAGTCCTGCTCCAGCACCGCTAGTCTTGCCTCCATCAAATGGAAAAGATGGAAATCCAGCGTATGCTCCGCATCACCCTCATCAATATCATTCACCTTCATATTCTCCAG AACATGCTCTACCACCTGACAATCCTGCATTTAGAAAGCCCAGGGCTTTGGCACCAGCACCAAGTCATTCCTTGCCGCCGCCACCTCCAAATTCAT ACTGCACGGCGTTAAATTGTAAAGATCCTATGACCAATAGTCCTCCAGGAACAACATGCCTCTGTGTGTTGCCAATAAAAGTTGAGCTTCGATTAGGTATAGCACTGTACACATTCTTTGCATTGGTCTCAGAACTTGCACAAGAAATTGCATCTGGAGTGTTCATGAAGCAAAGTCAAGTTCATGTTATGGGAGCAAATGCTGCAACTGAAGACCCTGAGAAGACAATTGTCCTCATTGATCTTGTGCCATTGGGAGCAAGCTTTGACAATACAACAACACTTTCAGTATTTGAAAGGTTTTGGCGCAAACAGGTCATCATAAATCCTACGGATTTTGGAAACTATGATGTGTTAAATGTTCAATACCCAG GTCTTCCTTCCTCACCACCATCAGCTCCTGGAAATCTGAACAACAGTCTTAGCAATGGAAATGATCAAAGGTTACACCCACTTGCTGCTGATATAGGAAACCACAGAGAAACAAAAGGCAGAGGAATAATTGTGATTATTGTcctgtcaagtatctttgctttaATTTTATGTGCTGGAGCTGCATTGGTGATTTATTTCAAGCTTAGAAACCGCCATCATTTAACCGAAGCATCACTTACACCAGAAAAGCCTGCAG ATTCTGCAATAGCCGGGAGTAGGCTAGAAAGCAGACCTATCTCGGCATCACCGTCATTCAGCTCAAGTATAGTGGCATATAAAGGATCAGCAAAAATATTTAGTTTGGTTGAAATGGACAGAGCTACACAAAGATTTGATGAGTCCAGGATAATTGGTGAGGGCGGTTTCGGACGTGTTTATGAAGGTATTCTTGAGGATGGAGAACGGGTTGCTGTCAAAGTTCTTAAGAGGGATGACCAGCAAGGAACCCGGGAATTCTTGGCTGAGGTTGAGATGCTTAGCCGATTGCATCACAGGAACTTGGTTAAGTTGATAGGTATATGCTCggaggagcatatgagatgtttggtaTATGAGCTTGTTCCAAATGGAAGTCTGGAATTTCACCTGCACG GATCAGATAAGGACACTGCTCTGCTTGATTGGGATGCCAGGCTTAAAATTGCACTTGGCGCGGCACGAGGTCTTGCTTATTTGCATGAAGATTCAAGTCCTCGCGTTATACACCGTGACTTCAAGTCAAGTAACATTTTGTTGGAACATGACTTCACCCCCAAGGTTTCAGACTTTGGCCTAGCAAGAACTGCTATAGGCGAGGGGAACGAGCATATCTCAACTCGGGTTATGGGAACTTTTGG GTATGTTGCTCCTGAATATGCGATGACTGGGCATCTTCTAGTGAAGAGCGATGTCTACAGCTACGGTGTCGTCCTCCTCGAGCTTCTTACGGGCAGGAAACCTGTAGATATGTCAAGGCCTCCAGGGCAAGAAAACTTGGTGACGTGGGCCTGTCCTTTTCTGACAAACAGAGATGGTTTGGAAACACTCATCGATGCATCACTTGGAAGTAGCATCCCGTTAGACAGCATCGCAAAAGTAGCAGCAATTGCTTCCATGTGTGTTCAGCCAGAGGTGGACCAGCGGCCGTTTATGGGGGAAGTTGTTCAAGCCTTAAAGTTGGTATGCAAAGAAGGCAGTGAGTTCAATGAGTCAACAAGTTTTAGCCAAGATTTGCATGTCCAAGACGCTGAGATTGTAAGTAGGGCAAGTCTGGATATGGATGCAGGCCCAATGCTGTCTACAGAGCAGTTCACTGCATCGGCGCGTTATGATACCCTGGATGCATCTGGTTCTTTTCGGCGGTATTCAAGTTCAGGTCCTCTGAAGGTCGGTCGAACTGAACACAACAGGGAGCGAGGCTTATCAACAGGTAGCTCAAGTGAACACTGTGGTCTACAACGATTTAGGATGGATTCAGAGTAG